The Actinomadura graeca nucleotide sequence CAGCACCGACAGCGCCGTCTGGAGCGCCGCCCGGGCCGACAGCGCGTCGGGGCCGTCCCCGTACGCGCGGGCCTTCACCAGTTCCAGGTAGTCGTCGCAGAACTCCCAGAAGAACCGCTCGGTGCGCTCCAGGGCACGCGTGTAGTCGTAGCCCTCGAACGCCTCCGTCGCGTCCTGGACGACACCCGACAGCGTCGCCAGCATCGCCCGGTCCAGCGGCTCGGTGACCGCCGGCACCGCGGCGGCGCCCACGGCGGCGACCTCGCCGAGGCCCAGCACGAACCGGGACGCGTTGAGGATCTTGATGGCGAGCCGGCGCCCGACCTTGATCTGGCCGGTGTCGAACGCGGTGTCGGCGCCCGGCCGCCCGCTCGCCGCCCAGTACCGGACCGCGTCGGAGCCGTACTCGCGCAGCAGGTCGATGGGCGTGACCACGTTGCCCTTGGACTTGGACATCTTCTTGCGGTCCGGGTCGAGGATCCACCCCGACAGCGCGGCGGCGGCCCACGGCAGCGCGCCGTGCTCCAGGTGGGAGCGGACGACCGTGGAGAACAGCCACGTGCGGATGATGTCGTGGGCCTGCGGGCGCAGGTCGTAGGGGAAGACGCGCCCGAACAGATCGGGGTCGCGCTCCCAGCCGCCCGCGATCTGCGGTGTCAGCGACGACGTCGCCCAGGTGTCCATCACGTCCGGGTCACCGGTGAAACCGCCCGGCTCGCCGCGGTGCTCCTCGGTGTAGCCCGGCGGGACGTCCGAGGACGGATCGACCGGCAGCGCGTCCTCCGGCGGGGTGATCGGCTCGTCGTAGCGCGGCGCGCCCGTCGCGTCCAGCGGGTACCAGACGGGGATCGGCACGCCGAAGAACCGCTGCCGGGAGATCAGCCAGTCGCCGTTCAGCCCCTCGACCCAGTTCTCGTACCGGCCCCGCATGTAGCCGGGATGCCACTCCAGCTCGCGCCCGCGCGCGAGCAGCTCGGCGCGGACAGCGACGTCGCGCCCGCCGTTGCGGATGTACCACTGGCGGGTCGTGACGATCTCCAGGGGCTTGCCGCCCTTCTCGTAGAACTTCACCGGACGCGTGATCCGGCGGGGCTCGCCGTCCAGGTCGCCGGACTCGCGCAGCAGCTCGACGACACGCTCCCTGGCCGAGAAGACCGTCTTGCCGGCCAGCTCGCCGTACGGGCCCGCCGGGACGCCCGGCGGGGGCGCGGCGGCGAGGCGGCCGTCCCAGCCGATGACCGCGCGGGTCGGCAGGTCCAGCTCACGCCACCACGTGACGTCGGTGACGTCGCCGAACGTGCAGATCATCGCGATGCCCGACCCCTTGTCCGGGTCGGCCAGCCGGTGCGCCACGACGGGGACCTCCACGCCGAACAGCGGCGTCCGCGCGGTGGTGCCGACCAGCTCGCGGTACCGCTCGTCGTCGGGGTGGGCGACGAGCGCGACGCACGCGGGCAGCAGCTCCGGGCGGGTCGTCTCGACATAGACCGGGCGGTCGTCGGCATGGAACCGCAGCCGGTGGAACGCGCCGGGCTGCTCGCGGTCCTCCAGCTCGGCCTGCGCGACGGCCGTGCGGAACGTCACGTCCCACAGGGTCGGCGCCTCGGCGACGTACGCCTCGCCGCGCGCCAGGTTGCGCAGGAACGCCCGCTGCGACGCCGTCCGGGAGACGTCCCCGATGGTGGTGTAGAGCAGGCTCCAGTCGACCGACAGGCCGACGCGGCGCCACATCTCCTCGAACGCCTTCTCGTCGACCGCGGTGAGCCGCTCGCACAGCTCGATGAAGTTGCGGCGCGAGACCGGCACCTGCCGCCGGGGGTCGGGGTCGGCGGGCGGCTCGAAGTCCGGGTCGTACGGCAGCGCCGGGTCGCACCGGACGCCGAAGTGGTTCTGGACGCGCCGCTCGGTGGGCAGGCCGTTATCGTCCCAGCCCATCGGGTAGAAGACCGCCCGACCGCGCATGCGCTGGAACCGGGCGACGGTGTCGGTGTGGGTGAAGGAGAAGACGTGGCCGACGTGGAGGGAGCCGCTCACCGTGGGCGGCGGGGTGTCGATCGAGTACACCTCGCCGCGCGGGCGGGTGCGGTCGAAGCGGTGGACGCCGCCGTCCTCCCAGGCGCGTACCCATTTGTCCTCCA carries:
- the valS gene encoding valine--tRNA ligase, whose amino-acid sequence is MTERPRTPNVPSQPSLDGLEDKWVRAWEDGGVHRFDRTRPRGEVYSIDTPPPTVSGSLHVGHVFSFTHTDTVARFQRMRGRAVFYPMGWDDNGLPTERRVQNHFGVRCDPALPYDPDFEPPADPDPRRQVPVSRRNFIELCERLTAVDEKAFEEMWRRVGLSVDWSLLYTTIGDVSRTASQRAFLRNLARGEAYVAEAPTLWDVTFRTAVAQAELEDREQPGAFHRLRFHADDRPVYVETTRPELLPACVALVAHPDDERYRELVGTTARTPLFGVEVPVVAHRLADPDKGSGIAMICTFGDVTDVTWWRELDLPTRAVIGWDGRLAAAPPPGVPAGPYGELAGKTVFSARERVVELLRESGDLDGEPRRITRPVKFYEKGGKPLEIVTTRQWYIRNGGRDVAVRAELLARGRELEWHPGYMRGRYENWVEGLNGDWLISRQRFFGVPIPVWYPLDATGAPRYDEPITPPEDALPVDPSSDVPPGYTEEHRGEPGGFTGDPDVMDTWATSSLTPQIAGGWERDPDLFGRVFPYDLRPQAHDIIRTWLFSTVVRSHLEHGALPWAAAALSGWILDPDRKKMSKSKGNVVTPIDLLREYGSDAVRYWAASGRPGADTAFDTGQIKVGRRLAIKILNASRFVLGLGEVAAVGAAAVPAVTEPLDRAMLATLSGVVQDATEAFEGYDYTRALERTERFFWEFCDDYLELVKARAYGDGPDALSARAALQTALSVLLRLFAPVLPFVTEEVWSWWRQGSVHTASWPAAAELPPGGDPSVLAATGEALRQVRRAKSEARASMRADVARAVVRGAQAARIAGPDLAAAGRIADLALEDAPADLTVEVTLAASAP